A DNA window from Bacteroidota bacterium contains the following coding sequences:
- a CDS encoding cache domain-containing protein, with translation MKKPKLSVRRGLFIIFLLTTIMLFVSISALWIYSEIRRNDRELNLLKENLMSQHKILIKNKVENVVTHINFRIRTDTITQISDMQNQILNWVATMHFEYGGYIFINTYDGNALIFDGKKISGIKDISNITDSDGLRLFDKELQLAHKKNGGYFKYKFKKMDTDIEEPKISYIRGYDKWEWIIGAGVYFNDIDKELTKHHEKFKDELKGKITIIIAIFLFVIIAFLFLTFFIKNYITKEFNVFHSFFKNPANKNIFINKSKLKIHEFKDLANIANTMIEERDKMDIELSEKNIQYRMLVDNSLSGFYITQNHILKFCNKRFAEIFSYDLPEDIIGVPIKNIVTKESWEKIQKEVEERKEGKKTFSQYEIKAIDKNGKLFDAEVLGGKIIYQGKLSVQGTLLDITKRKKAIEKLELNNKSLILTKNISDVMRKAINLLSVAEASVNALLKHTDASSVVMFTYNKINNKINYIYSQGFPKEALKAIKQFRIDESLTGYSIKTKKVQFSINVSNDEKYKHTTKVTLINSNVKTALSIPCIYQNEVLGIINLIFDGKKEFNKTEIETFSSIGQMIGIKFSNAKYLNDLEQKIIEHEQSKERYKELAEIEKKRSEELQKSHIELEQAQDASLNMLNDLNEEINIREKAEKELAKHRDNLEKLINERTEELGISNNSLTLLMEDVIDINSKLNKTNAQLDIANKELESFSYSVSHDLRAPLRTIKGFSNAILEDYPNELNKDATNYFKQIVSATNNMSQLIDDLLKLSRVNKSYLIIERIDIGKLSEEIFNELKKINKNEKIKIKIQKNLIVNADRNLVRIMLNNLISNSIKFTSTKEKPVIEIGKIDRTNEENEKIITEYFIKDNGVGFDNKYSDNLFACFKRLHSDTKFEGSGIGLAIVNRIINRHKGTIRGEGIPNKEAIFYFRF, from the coding sequence ATGAAAAAACCAAAATTAAGTGTAAGACGAGGATTATTTATAATATTTTTATTGACAACAATTATGCTATTTGTTTCTATTAGTGCATTATGGATATATTCTGAAATAAGAAGAAACGATAGGGAGCTAAATTTATTAAAAGAAAATTTGATGAGCCAGCATAAAATACTGATTAAAAATAAAGTTGAAAATGTTGTAACTCATATAAATTTTAGAATAAGAACAGATACAATAACTCAAATATCTGATATGCAAAATCAAATATTAAATTGGGTGGCAACAATGCATTTTGAATATGGAGGATATATTTTTATTAATACTTATGATGGCAACGCTTTGATTTTTGATGGCAAAAAAATAAGCGGAATAAAAGATATAAGTAATATAACTGATTCTGATGGTTTAAGATTATTTGATAAAGAATTGCAACTTGCTCATAAAAAAAATGGTGGATATTTTAAATACAAATTTAAAAAAATGGACACTGATATTGAAGAACCAAAAATTTCATACATAAGAGGATATGATAAATGGGAATGGATAATTGGTGCAGGTGTTTATTTCAATGATATTGATAAAGAACTAACAAAACATCACGAAAAATTTAAAGATGAATTAAAAGGTAAAATAACAATAATAATTGCTATATTTTTATTTGTAATAATTGCCTTTCTATTTTTAACTTTTTTTATTAAGAATTATATTACAAAAGAATTTAATGTTTTTCATTCCTTTTTTAAAAATCCTGCAAACAAAAATATTTTTATTAATAAAAGCAAACTAAAAATTCATGAATTTAAAGACCTTGCTAATATCGCAAATACAATGATTGAGGAACGCGATAAAATGGATATTGAATTAAGTGAAAAAAACATACAATACAGGATGTTAGTTGATAATTCACTATCAGGATTTTACATTACTCAAAATCATATACTCAAATTCTGTAATAAAAGATTTGCAGAAATATTTTCCTATGACTTACCTGAAGATATAATTGGTGTTCCAATAAAAAATATTGTTACCAAAGAAAGTTGGGAAAAAATTCAAAAAGAAGTAGAAGAAAGAAAAGAAGGCAAAAAAACATTTTCACAATATGAAATAAAAGCAATTGATAAAAACGGGAAATTATTTGATGCAGAAGTTTTGGGGGGAAAAATAATTTACCAAGGAAAGCTGTCTGTACAAGGAACATTACTTGATATTACAAAAAGAAAAAAGGCTATAGAAAAATTAGAATTAAATAACAAATCTTTAATCCTTACAAAAAACATTTCGGATGTAATGCGAAAAGCAATTAATTTACTATCAGTAGCTGAAGCTTCGGTAAATGCACTTCTAAAACACACAGATGCATCATCGGTTGTTATGTTTACATATAATAAAATTAATAATAAAATTAATTATATTTATTCACAAGGTTTTCCAAAAGAAGCTTTAAAAGCGATTAAACAATTTCGGATAGATGAAAGCTTAACAGGATATTCTATAAAAACAAAAAAAGTACAATTTAGCATAAATGTTAGTAATGATGAAAAATATAAACATACAACAAAAGTTACACTAATTAATTCTAATGTTAAAACTGCTCTTTCAATCCCTTGCATTTATCAAAATGAAGTATTAGGAATAATTAATTTAATATTTGACGGAAAGAAAGAATTTAATAAAACAGAAATAGAAACTTTTTCATCTATAGGTCAAATGATAGGAATAAAGTTTTCAAATGCAAAATATTTGAATGACTTAGAACAAAAAATTATTGAACATGAACAAAGCAAAGAAAGATATAAAGAATTAGCAGAAATAGAAAAAAAGCGATCGGAAGAACTCCAAAAGTCTCATATAGAATTAGAACAGGCACAAGATGCTTCATTAAATATGCTTAATGACTTAAATGAAGAAATTAATATTAGAGAAAAAGCAGAAAAAGAACTCGCCAAACATCGTGATAATCTCGAAAAACTTATTAATGAAAGAACCGAAGAACTTGGAATATCAAATAACTCATTAACATTATTAATGGAAGATGTTATTGATATTAACAGCAAACTTAACAAAACAAATGCTCAATTAGATATAGCAAATAAAGAGCTTGAGTCTTTTTCATATTCTGTTTCACATGATTTAAGAGCCCCACTTCGTACAATAAAAGGTTTTAGCAATGCCATTTTAGAAGATTATCCAAACGAACTAAACAAAGATGCAACTAACTACTTTAAGCAAATAGTATCGGCTACAAATAACATGAGTCAACTTATTGATGACCTCTTAAAGCTATCTCGTGTTAACAAAAGTTATTTAATAATAGAAAGAATAGATATTGGCAAACTGTCAGAAGAAATATTTAACGAACTAAAAAAAATAAACAAAAACGAAAAAATCAAAATCAAAATTCAGAAAAATCTTATTGTAAATGCAGATAGAAATTTAGTAAGAATTATGCTTAATAATTTAATTTCAAACTCTATTAAATTTACATCAACAAAGGAAAAGCCAGTGATTGAAATAGGGAAAATAGACAGAACTAATGAAGAAAATGAAAAAATAATCACAGAATATTTTATAAAAGACAACGGAGTAGGATTTGACAATAAATATTCAGACAATTTATTTGCATGCTTTAAAAGGCTACATTCAGACACAAAATTTGAAGGTTCAGGAATAGGACTCGCAATAGTTAATCGGATAATAAACCGCCACAAAGGAACGATAAGAGGAGAAGGAATACCCAACAAAGAAGCAATATTCT